One window of Mauremys mutica isolate MM-2020 ecotype Southern chromosome 20, ASM2049712v1, whole genome shotgun sequence genomic DNA carries:
- the LOC123353734 gene encoding aquaporin-5-like: protein MCKEICTMAFLRAITAEFLATMIFVFFGLGSALKWPSALPSILQISLAFGLAIGTLVQMFGHVSGAHINPAVTIAFLVGNHISFLRSVFYVVAQLVGAITGAGILYLVTPINTRGNLAVNALNNNTSPGQALVVEIILTFQLAMCIFASTDKRRTDAIGSPALSIGLSVTLGHLVGIYFTGCSMNPARSFAPAVVVKRFSTAHWVFWFGPIIGAVLASLLYNYFLFPYSLNVSERIAIVKGTYEPEEEWEEQKEPRTKSMELTSP, encoded by the exons ATGTGTAAGGAAATTTGTACCATGGCTTTTCTGAGGGCCATCACAGCGGAGTTCCTAGCCACCATGATCTTCGTCTTCTTCGGCCTCGGCTCAGCCCTGAAGTGGCCCTCGGCCCTGCCGAGCATCCTGCAGATCTCCCTGGCTTTCGGCCTGGCCATCGGCACCTTGGTGCAGATGTTCGGTCACGTCAGCGGTGCGCACATCAACCCAGCGGTGACCATCGCTTTCTTGGTGGGGAACCACATCTCCTTCCTTCGGTCGGTGTTCTACGTGGTGGCCCAGCTGGTGGGGGCCATCACTGGGGCAGGCATCCTTTACCTGGTGACCCCGATCAACACCCGCGGAAACCTGGCCGTCAACGCG CTCAACAACAATACATCCCCAGGCCAGGCACTGGTGGTCGAGATCATCCTCACCTTCCAGCTGGCGATGTGCATCTTTGCCTCCACGGATAAACGCCGGACCGACGCCATAGGCTCCCCAGCATTGTCCATCGGCCTGTCGGTCACCCTGGGTCACCTGGTTGGG ATCTACTTCACCGGCTGCTCCATGAACCCAGCCCGATCCTTTGCCCCTGCCGTGGTAGTGAAAAGATTCAGCACCGCTCATTGG GTCTTCTGGTTCGGACCCATCATCGGTGCAGTCCTGGCCTCCCTGCTTTACAACTACTTCCTGTTCCCCTATTCACTGAACGTCTCCGAGAGGATAGCCATCGTGAAAGGCACCTACGAGCCGGAAGAGGAGTGGGAAGAGCAGAAGGAGCCAAGGACAAAGTCCATGGAGCTGACCTCCCCGTAA
- the AQP2 gene encoding aquaporin-2, which translates to MMWELRSVAFTRAVFAEFLATLLFIFFGLGSALNWSSAPPDILQISLAFGLAIATLVQALGHISGAHINPAVTVACLVGSHISFLRAVFYVVAQLLGAVAGAALLHELTPPNIRGHLAINRLHNDTTPGQAVTVELFLTFQLVLCVFASTDDQRSDNVGSPALSIGLSVAAGHLLGIHYTGCSMNPARSFAPAVIVGDFSAHWVFWLGPLAGAVVASLIYNYILFPHTKTLSERLAIFKGFEPEEDWEERDVRRRQSMELHSPQTLPRGMTEKV; encoded by the exons ATGATGTGGGAGCTCCGTTCAGTAGCCTTCACCCGGGCTGTCTTTGCTGAgtttctggccacgctgctcttcATCTTCTTTGGCCTGGGCTCTGCCCTCAACTGGTCTTCAGCAcccccagacatcctgcagatCTCGCTGGCTTTCGGCTTGGCCATCGCCACGCTGGTCCAGGCCCTGGGGCACATCAGCGGGGCGCACATCAACCCGGCCGTGACAGTGGCTTGCCTGGTGGGGTCCcacatctccttcctcagagctgTCTTCTACGTGGTGGCGCAGCTTCTGGGGGCGGTCGCCGGGGCAGCTCTCCTGCACGAGCTCACCCCGCCGAACATCCGGGGACACTTGGCCATCAACAGG CTGCACAACGACACGACTCCAGGCCAGGCCGTCACCGTCGAGCTCTTCCTCACCTTCCAGCTGGTGCTGTGCGTTTTTGCTTCCACCGATGACCAGAGGAGCGATAACGTCGGCTCGCCGGCCTTGTCCATCGGCCTTTCTGTTGCCGCGGGTCACTTGCTGGGG ATCCACTACACCGGCTGCTCCATGAACCCCGCCAGATCTTTCGCCCCAGCTGTGATAGTAGGAGACTTCAGCGCCCATTGG GTCTTCTGGCTGGGGCCTTTGGCTGGCGCAGTGGTGGCCTCGCTGATCTACAATTATATTCTCTTCCCACACACCAAGACCCTATCAGAGAGACTTGCCATCTTCAAAGGCTTCGAGCCTGAGGAGGACTGGGAAGAGCGCGACGTTCGCCGGAGGCAGTCGATGGAGCTGCACTCCCCGCAGACTCTGCCAAGAGGCATGACGGAGAAAGTCTAG